From a region of the Beduinella massiliensis genome:
- a CDS encoding metalloregulator ArsR/SmtB family transcription factor has product MSKRTMRILTECIPVFTMLQDENRQEILILLSDNAEMTVSEITSCIALSRPAVSHHLRLLLNVGLVQVRKNGKERIYSLCLDSAVRQLRELLASLEDDALCAPGRGLAAENQNITEG; this is encoded by the coding sequence ATGAGCAAGAGGACGATGCGCATCCTGACGGAGTGCATTCCCGTTTTTACCATGCTGCAGGATGAAAACAGGCAGGAGATTTTGATTCTTCTGTCCGACAACGCGGAGATGACGGTTTCGGAGATCACGTCCTGCATCGCGCTTTCCCGCCCCGCGGTTTCGCATCATCTGCGGCTGCTGCTGAACGTGGGGCTGGTCCAGGTCAGGAAGAACGGGAAGGAAAGGATCTACAGCCTGTGCCTCGACAGCGCGGTGAGGCAGCTGAGGGAGCTGCTCGCCTCGCTGGAAGACGACGCGCTTTGCGCGCCCGGCAGAGGGCTGGCGGCGGAAAATCAAAACATCACGGAGGGATAG